A region of Ictidomys tridecemlineatus isolate mIctTri1 chromosome 4, mIctTri1.hap1, whole genome shotgun sequence DNA encodes the following proteins:
- the LOC101965589 gene encoding lysine-specific demethylase 4D, protein MKSVHSGTQTRSSTIMTFHPTMEEFSDFNNYIAYMESQGAHRAGLAKVIPPKEWRARQSYDDVSDMLIPTPLQQVVFGKAGMFTQYHKKKKAMTVGEYHLLADSKKYRTPLHLNFEDLERKYWKSRLYDSPIYGADISGSLFDENTKEWNLGHLGTILDLLEQECRVVIEGVNTPYLYFGMWKTTFAWHTEDMDLYSINYLHFGEPKTWYAVPPEHGQRLERLARELFPGSSQGCEAFLRHKVALISPTVLHENGIPFNRMTQEAGEFMVTFPYGYHAGFNHGFNCAEAINFATPRWIDYGKVASQCSCGKFRVSFSMDPFVRILQPERYELWKCGQDRAVVDHTEPTAPGRQAMTTWRDVLSRRKASPSLRQFPLWQDPAALDHTKPTSSAKQKQVPGRLAPSLRHLRRQQKRCLKCPVATGCGSRGCTPICPATCSKSSPNGYMQPRATVKGCFSKSRRIRSRTRTVNPLCSWELEAPEPTVLTQTKGLLMVATGNKASGSEHQPLPEDRALMKDSVSVRSGPYFPAKASGCCCAPDLQPLGPPLDPEEPMHPGPCLQSLDNITLNLPEIVPLTPPDFIPPVRVAKDATGDCMTPADVVGSDHFYSSMFLDPVDASRIFLPLEGFEPLSLEKPWPPMDAVNLGY, encoded by the coding sequence ATGAAGTCTGTTCACTCTGGTACCCAGACAAGAAGTTCCACCATTATGACATTCCACCCAACCATGGAAGAATTCTCAGATTTCAACAATTATATAGCCTACATGGAATCCCAAGGGGCACACAGAGCTGGCCTGGCCAAGGTAATTCCACCCAAGGAATGGAGAGCCAGGCAGTCCTATGATGATGTCAGTGACATGTTAATACCCACTCCCCTGCAGCAGGTGGTCTTTGGGAAGGCAGGTATGTTCACTCAAtaccacaaaaagaagaaagccaTGACTGTGGGAGAGTATCACCTCCTGGCAGACAGCAAAAAGTATAGAACTCCCCTTCACCTGAATTTTGAAGATCTGGAGAGAAAGTACTGGAAGAGCCGCCTCTATGACTCACCAATTTATGGTGCTGACATCAGTGGCTCCTTATTTGATGAAAACACTAAAGAGTGGAACCTGGGACACCTGGGAACCATTCTGGACCTGTTGGAGCAGGAATGCAGAGTTGTCATTGAGGGTGTCAACACGCCCTACCTGTACTTTGGCATGTGGAAGACCACTTTTGCGTGGCACACGGAGGACATGGACCTTTACAGCATCAACTACTTGCACTTTGGGGAGCCCAAAACGTGGTACGCGGTGCCCCCTGAACATGGGCAGCGCCTGGAGCGCCTGGCCAGGGAGCTTTTCCCGGGCAGTTCCCAGGGCTGTGAGGCCTTCCTGAGGCACAAAGTGGCCCTCATCTCGCCTACAGTCCTCCATGAGAATGGCATCCCCTTCAACCgcatgactcaggaggctggtgAGTTCATGGTGACATTTCCCTATGGCTACCATGCTGGCTTCAACCATGGCTTCAACTGTGCGGAGGCCATCAATTTCGCCACTCCGAGGTGGATTGATTATGGCAAAGTGGCGTCTCAGTGCAGCTGTGGGAAGTTCAGGGTTAGCTTCTCCATGGACCCCTTTGTGCGCATCCTGCAACCCGAGCGCTATGAGCTGTGGAAATGCGGACAGGACAGGGCGGTAGTGGACCACACTGAGCCTACAGCGCCTGGTAGACAGGCGATGACCACCTGGAGGGACGTCCTTTCACGTAGGAAAGCTTCCCCCAGCCTGAGACAGTTCCCACTCTGGCAAGACCCAGCAGCTCTGGACCACACCAAGCCCACCTCATCAGCAAAACAGAAACAGGTTCCTGGGAGACTGGCGCCTAGCCTGAGACACCTCCGCAGGCAGCAAAAAAGATGCCTCAAATGTCCTGTAGCCACAGGCTGTGGGAGCCGTGGCTGCACCCCAATATGTCCTGCGACCTGTAGCAAGTCATCCCCAAATGGTTATATGCAGCCCAGGGCTACAGTTAAAGGTTGCTTCTCAAAGTCTAGAAGGATCCGGTCAAGGACCAGAACTGTCAATCCTCTTTGTTCTTGGGAATTGGAGGCTCCTGAGCCTACTGTCTTGACACAGACCAAAGGACTCCTAATGGTGGCCACAGGGAACAAAGCTTCAGGTTCTGAGCATCAGCCCTTGCCTGAGGATAGGGCTTTGATGAAGGATTCTGTATCTGTGAGATCTGGGCCCTATTTTCCTGCCAAGGCTTCTGGATGTTGCTGTGCCCCTGATCTTCAACCCTTGGGTCCCCCACTGGATCCTGAGGAACCAATGCACCCTGGCCCATGCTTGCAATCTCTGGATAACATCACGCTGAATCTCCCTGAAATTGTCCCACTGACTCCTCCTGACTTCATTCCACCTGTAAGAGTTGCCAAGGATGCTACTGGGGACTGCATGACACCTGCTGATGTTGTAGGCTCCGACCACTTTTATTCCTCTATGTTTCTGGATCCAGTGGATGCCTCCAGGATCTTCTTGCCACTAGAGGGATTTGAACCTTTGAGTTTGGAGAAGCCTTGGCCACCAATGGATGCTGTTAATCTTGGCTACTGA